In Larimichthys crocea isolate SSNF chromosome XXII, L_crocea_2.0, whole genome shotgun sequence, the genomic stretch AAGGGAAGAGAACGTgcacaaaaatagaaatatctTCACAGAAATAGACAAGATTTTATTATCAATAAGTTATTACAACAGCTAATAATTAAAGATAATTCTGATGGGCACTGATTCATAAGTTCCTCCAGTTTTGATTCTGCTTGTCTCATTCCTTCATCAGCTCCGTTCTCATAATAAACATGCTCATGCAAGTCTTATGGTGATAATTCAGGTTTATTGCTTAACTAGCGTGAGTCCAATACTCGACAGGACTGCCTTAGTGGATCACAGTGCTTACAGGAAACTAGCAGGATAAGTTAGTAAGCAAGTGAGTGCCTCTTTATGGATCTAACCAGAGGTGATAAATGTCATTGTACAAACAAACGCCACACCCCTGTAATTAAACTGCATAGTTTGCAAACAAATGTTGCTCGTAACGCCGGTCTTGGTTGAGATATGTATCATGCAAATGTAGcatttttttcacacagttCTGTAATCTGTTACCTACCTGTTCAAACATCTTTTTCCTTCTGTGGCTGGTGCTGAAAacagaaagtcagaaaataataaCCTCTCCAGCATCCTGGTGTAAAGTTCCCGTGTGAGAGGAAGTGATGAAGCTGCAGCTAAACAAGTCAGGAATTTGACAAGGAAACCTATTCTTACTGGAAACTTGATGGTTAAGAGATCGAGTGACATGCATATCTTTACAAACCGAATGAAAAGAAACACCAAGATGTTTGTGTGATGCGTTTAGGGTACTTCTTTTGTGTGCTCTCATTTTAGACATATTGAAATGTCTTTCATTTTGAAGGGTTTTATCCTCCATTGTCCAATGTCAGTAAGCAGATCTTAGTGATGcattagtttttgttgttgttgttgttaattagATACCATTAACATTACTCAGTGACCCTGTAGGTTCTCCATACAGAGACACACCAACCAAATCTTACTAAATACTGTTATCATGTTCCCTCCCTGCCTGAGACTACAGGgacttcttctgtggtttattAGCAGGAATGCTTTAATCCTGCAGGTTTGCTCATCTTTGTGACTGACAGTGTGATCCCGATTTAGCTCTACCAGACAGTTTGAAGAAGATACTCTAACAGACTTAACCacaaaatcctaaaaaaaataataataataataataataataataataaatagtctTTACAGGCACCTTTTAAAACAGAATGAATATTGCTGTGTCCATCTGCCTCTCTGtatttggacacacacacaatcattaaCTCAAAGCAGGCGTAGCAGCTTAGCTCTTAGCTCATTATTGGAATTATTTGCTCTCTGGTTTGCTGTACTGAAGTGTAGTCACGTAGAAAATAGGGTCTTAAAATCTCAAAGCAGCGAGTGTGGAGAAGATTATGAGCAGTTGTTGTCACAAGAAACTGACAGAGTTACAGTTTAAAGTTCCAAACAATGAACGCCAAAGATCTGTGTCACTTTGCCCTCAACTGTCAAGGACGTTTCTGTGATAAATAAGCAACGAGAACCAAGAATGGCGCCAGCAGCTCTGCTCTTGTTTGGATTGTTTAATGAATTGCTCTGAAACTGTGGAATGAACTGAGAAACGTCAGGCAGCTCGAGATCTAAATTCTGTGAATAAGTCAGGTAGTGGAGGTGTAAGTAGAAGATTATGTTAATGTTGATGAGTAACCGCTTTATCGCCAAATAGGTTGCCACATATAAGGAAtctgctttaaatgaaaaaagtaaaaatgtaaggAAGATAAAAATCAAGCATTAAAAGCTATAAAaacatgtacaatatgttttttaaattaaaagagcTGTACTTGCAGCTAGTGTGCAAAACTTCACAGGGTGCAGAACATTTAGGTGTGCAAGATATTTTTTAGGATGTAGTAATCGAAAAGATTAAACAGTTTGCATTAATGTAGCATGTATGGTTTGGTGTGGAGGGTAAAAGTCAGGTCTTGTTGATGATGTTCTCACTGGGTTTTCTTCACTACAGGAGTGCGGCACGTCAGTGCAATAGAAATTTACACTGCAGCTGACGTGGAGGCAGTCAACGGGACAAGTGTGAAACTGAAGTGCACCTTCTCTTCCAGTCAGCCGGTGTCGCTTCAGTCTGTCACGGTATCCTGGAATTTCCGTCCCTTAAGTGGAGGAACGGACGAGTCGGTGGgtagaaaatgaaaatgcttttaatgtgccttttattgtattttaatatcATTAATAATGAAACCTGGTCATGATTTTTAAAGGcattaaagatccagtgtgtaacatttaggaggatctattggcagaaaaggcatatactgtataagtaTGATTTTATGAGCATAAAATAACAGTATTGGGTTTTGAATGAGCCTTTCATATCTCCAAAGAAAGTGGGTCACGTCAAGGTTTTAGGGAGTGTGCTGTTGGTATGTGCTGCAGgaattcagttcagttaaatTTTCTTTACacagtgccaaatcataacagaagttatctcatgacacctTCCACATAGAGCAGGTTCAGACTGTACTAtttataatatcatttaaaGAAACCCAACAATTCCTACCATGTGCAAGCACTTGGAGACTGTCCACCGAAGCTGTCAGCCTGTGAACGTTTATTTCACTGCTGTCTCTTTAACGTCTGCTGATTAACCAACATCTTTAAAAGTCACACCTGTAGCACCTGAGAAGTGGTCTCTAACACGCATTTTAAGTAATTTGTGACCAAAATTTGAAGGAAATAATAAACTTTTAGCATGCAGAGAAGAAGTCTTGcatttttgttgtgtgtatttgcacTCTTTTAACAACTCTTActggaaaagaaaataagaaataatgcATTGTGCTAcacattatttttatatctttcAAACAACGTGAGAGACAGTTCTCCCCACAGTTAACATGAGGTCATTGATACTCAAACGTCTGGCAACATACATGGTGAAAAACACACCTCAGTGCCCTCGGATAGTGAGATAAAACTATAATGTTAATGTCGCTCTTGGTGGCGTTTAAACATACtatatgtgcttgtgtgtgtcaggtATTTTTCTACCAGGGGGTACCATACCCTCCCCAGGCTGGGCGTTTTAAAGGGCATGCGGTGTGGTCGGGAGATATTTTGAGACGGGATGTCTCCATCAGCCTGCATGAGGTGAAACCGACCTTTAATGGCACGTTCACCTGCGAGGTGCGTAACCCTCCAGATGTGCAGGGCAGTAATGGAGAGATCGTCTTCAGAGTCGTCGACAAAGGTTAGACTGGCAGCGCCGCGTGCTTGGAAGACTCCTTCTTGCTTTTCAGTCATAACATTATACGTTGTATTGATGTTTTCAACATGTATTTAGAAGGTGGTCCTTGTAGAAAGACAACTTGCTCAAGATAACTTAAAGTGGTTTTCCTGAAGTAAAGGACAGTGTGTTTATACTCCAGGACactctctgttttgttctctcatATCCCCCAACAAGTTTTCACCCACTGTTATCACTGATTTTGGCTCTTGTTGCTTCTAGTTTCCCTCTCTGAGATCGGCATCCTGGCGGCAGCAGTCGGGGGCGCCTGTGCTGTAATCCTGGTCCTCCTCTGTATCTTCGTCGCCGTGAGGTACTACAGgaaaaagcaaaaggaaaacGACTTTGAGGCGAACTACAGGGCGGAAGAGTGGAAGGACCCGACCGTGTGGTGAGGGCCATAGAGCCGGAGCGCCTCTTCTTCTTGGCACTGGTGTGGAGTCTGATgggctgctgctctgctggaaAAGACAAATGAGAGTTGAGGGCGGAAAGGCAtctttttatttagattttcttcCATGTTTGCTCCTCCAATGTCAACCTCTCAgatatttttgtagtttgttaACTTCAGTATTAGACTTATAATGTTCTACCCTTCCTATTTGGTGTAAAGCCAAATAGGAAGTTGTAAAAGTAGGAGATGTAAATATGGAGGGATTTTTTAACTAAATGCTGTTCTTCAGCTACAATCTTCAATTCACAGCAGCAGTTCTGACTGTTAATCTGCTCTTTTATCATAAAACCATGGAAATCAAACACGTTAAATCATTGGTTGACTGAATCGCTACTTGAAACATTGATCATATCCCTAAAGAGCAGTTCATACATGATACTGCTGTGAATTGTTGAGTCATATCTTCTCTATTGCCTGCTACTTTGGTTTAAAAGATAagagcattgttttttttgttgtttttttctgggcaAACCTTTCACTTTTCTCTGTGAGTAGCAGTTGCATTAACAACTCTTGCTTGCACAGAACGTGCCGCTTTAATTTGTAATTACAGGCCATGAACCTGTTTCGGTGGAGAAATGTACATGAACCGATGTTTTGGTCATCCACGAGACGATGCAAATTCTCTCTGGTACTCTGACTGAGTTTGTTTCAAGCTGTGGATGCTGGGTATTGTATTCTTTAAAGTCTCTGCGTTTTATTTTAGCTGTGGACGTTTACACTTTCCTTGCGGCCAGATATCCACGGGTCTCATTGttaacgtgtgtttgtgtgtgattgaatTTGTTTTGCGGGGGTTTCATCAGTTCACCTGAAGAAGCAGTTCACCTGACGGTTGTGACATCGAAGAAAGAAGCCGATAGTTCAGACGATGAAGAGTCTGAACCTAGCAGCGGAGATGATGACGAAGAGGAAGGGGGTGAAGaagatgacgacgatgatgatgatgatgatgatgatgacgatgatggtggtgatgattaAATGGACACAGAGATATTTGCGGTATCTGCATTACGTGGGTTTAGCCACTTAGCACGGATTATAAGCGATTCTTTCACCCTGAAGCAAATACTGGACCCgtcttatttgtttgtttttttagattttttggcATTGTTCAAACAAATCAGCAGAAAATTAACTTT encodes the following:
- the mpzl2b gene encoding myelin protein zero-like protein 2b isoform X1, translating into MFVPMCRIWLLLLLGGFVVPGVRHVSAIEIYTAADVEAVNGTSVKLKCTFSSSQPVSLQSVTVSWNFRPLSGGTDESVFFYQGVPYPPQAGRFKGHAVWSGDILRRDVSISLHEVKPTFNGTFTCEVRNPPDVQGSNGEIVFRVVDKVSLSEIGILAAAVGGACAVILVLLCIFVAVRYYRKKQKENDFEANYRAEEWKDPTVCSPEEAVHLTVVTSKKEADSSDDEESEPSSGDDDEEEGGEEDDDDDDDDDDDDDDGGDD
- the mpzl2b gene encoding myelin protein zero-like protein 2b isoform X2; translation: MFVPMCRIWLLLLLGGFVVPGVRHVSAIEIYTAADVEAVNGTSVKLKCTFSSSQPVSLQSVTVSWNFRPLSGGTDESVFFYQGVPYPPQAGRFKGHAVWSGDILRRDVSISLHEVKPTFNGTFTCEVRNPPDVQGSNGEIVFRVVDKVSLSEIGILAAAVGGACAVILVLLCIFVAVRYYRKKQKENDFEANYRAEEWKDPTV